One part of the Silene latifolia isolate original U9 population unplaced genomic scaffold, ASM4854445v1 scaffold_112, whole genome shotgun sequence genome encodes these proteins:
- the LOC141637447 gene encoding uncharacterized protein LOC141637447, which translates to MRQRRWIELIDDYDMEIVYHEGKANVMADILSRKSVHSICTALSMMKLKEEVGNMEIHGIQKGDALSDFTLEPKLKNELEDPKIREYMEAYRISGNSKFNMHEGGSLQFEGKWCIPNDNALKRRIMEEAHITP; encoded by the coding sequence atgagacagCGAAGATGGATCGAGTTGATCgacgattacgacatggaaatagtataccatgaagggaaggccaatgtgaTGGCCGATATCTTGAGTAGGAAGTCGGTGCATTCCATTTGTACCGCCTTATCAATGATGAAATTGAAGGAAGAAGTGGGCAATATGGAAATTCATGGGATACAAAAGGGGGATGCTCTAAGTGACTTCACATTAGAGCCGAAATTGAAAAATGAACTAGAAGATCCAAAGATCCGGGAGTACATGGAAGCATATAGAATAAGTGGAAATTCAAAGTTTAATATGCATGAGGGTGGTAGTCTTCAATTTGAGGGAAAATGGTGTATTCCTAATGACAACGCCCTTAAGAGGAGGATCATGGAAGAGGCACATATTACACCTTAA